The genomic window CTCTGCTTCAAAATATGCCTGGGATTTCTTGGCTATTGGAGGAGGCACCTTCGTTTAATTGTTCCGAGTCTCTGACTGGAAGGATAATTTTAAATTTTTAATGGCTTATTAGCCTTTAGAGCATTTTTTCCATGAATACAGTGCAGAAACCATCGTTGTATCGCTCGATAAAATAAAAGCCGAGCCGCTTGTAGAGCTTCAGGGCTTGTGCTTGTTTTTCTTTATCAGTGGTATCAAGTCTGACTCTCTTGTAACCTGTTTTCCGAGCAAAATCTAAGAGCATCTGGGCCATTTTCATCCCCAGCCCTCGTCCTCGGTAATCTTTGAGAAACCACATCCTCTTCAGTTCGCAGATGTCGTCATTCAAACGCCGGATAGCTCCGCTTCCCACAACCCTGCCATCATCGATAAGCACTAAAAACGTGCCGTTATTGTCGAAGTAGTGCGATCGCATATCATCTATGTCAGACATGGCATCGTAACGCGCGATCGCTTCTTCAGGAAGCTGCCAGATTTCACAGGCAACCGCAACAATTACACGCTTAACTTCTTCAACTTGGTGTGATTGTATCGGTTTGATTTCTATCATCTGTTTCTCGTTGGCTGCTTACAGACTAAACTTTAACCGGACTTACGCAGTTAATTAGTGAATGCCTGATTCTGCCGTAGGGGCATGGCAATGCCCATTGGTGTCAACTTAAGAAAAAGCAGCGTTTGTCAAGGGGTTGTTCAAGCTGGGGATAAGCTGAGGATCGCAGCATTGATTTGGGGCTGATGGGCAACCCTCGCAATGGCAATCCGGATTTAAGACGGGCAGTGAATGTGCCTGCCCCCAGCAATGAGGAACTCGAAGCGCGACTGCGCGACTGGCTGACTCCTGGCACATACGCCAATCTCAAAACAGTCAAGGACAAGACCCGGAAATTGCGCGACCGGGTGCTGACTTTACCAGTGATGGTCGCCATTGTGTTGAGTCTGGTGTATCGGCAAATGAGCGGGCTGAGCGAGGTATTACGAGTCCTCGAACAGGAGGGACTTATGTGGGCCGAAGCGCAGTCGGTCAGCAAACAAGCCCTGTCGAATCGATTGCGAACCCTGCCTGGGGCATTATTTGCCCAACTGTTCGAGCAGGTGATAGCGCCAATGCAGCAACTTTCGGCAAGCGGTGACGGTACCGCGGGCGTGGCAGCCTGTGCAGCAACGGTTTGGGGCAGTGTGGTTAGCTGATGGCTCGACCTTGGAAGCGGTTGCCAAAAGACTCGACTCGCTCCCAGCGCCAGCGTCGGGATTAGGCGGCAAGATGATGATGATCGTTGAAGCCTTTTCCCATCGCCCTGTGGCGGCATGGTACAGTGCCGATGCTCACGCGCACGACCAAAATTGGTGCGATGCGCTCATTGAGCGGTTACCCAAAGGCGGTTTACTGATTTTCGACTTAGGGTTCTTCAACTTTGTCTGGTTCGATGAGTTCACAGCAGCAGAAAAATACTTTATCACCCGTTGGCGACAGAAAACGGCTTTTAAGGCGATCCGGGTTCTCAGCCAAGGGCAGCGTCATCGCGATGAAATCCTTGAACTCGGACAGTATCGTTCTAATCCTTGCCGTTATCCGGTGCGTCGCATCTCGGTGTTGTGGGGCAAAACTTGGTAGACCTATCTCACCAATGTCCTCGACCCGAGCGAGTTGTCGCCTCAACAGATCTGTGACCTCTATCGCCAACGCTGGCGGATTGAAGAAGCGTTTCTGCTCACCAAACGATTGCTCGGTTTAGCCTATCTGTGGGTGGGTGGCAGCAATGGGGTGCAGATTCAGCTCTATGCTACTTGGATTTTTTATGCGGTGTTGACCGACCTGTGTGCCGAAGTCGCCGTTGCATTAAACAAACCCTTAGAGCGTATTTCTGTGGAAATGGTCTTTCGCAGTTTGTATCACTTTAGCCGCGCTCGCCAACAAGGACGTGCTGATGCACTGGTGCCATTTTTGGTTCAACATCATCGCTCCTTTGGTCTGGTCAAAGCCGAGCGTCAGCGACATCGACGCCTTCATGCCCAATCGCTTGACATCTGGGCTTTGACCTTAAGTTGACACTAATGGGCATTGCCGTGTCCCTACAGCCTGTTGACGTGCGTAAGCCCTATTTAATCTACTCCAGCTAAATATCGAGTTTTAGGCTGGGGTTTCGCTTGCGCTCAAAAGCCACCCCCGCGCACGGGGGTGGCTTCTCAACCTACGTAAAGAGTAATTTTTGAGCGGGAAGAAAGTAACCCAATATTGGGGATGGTGATCGTTAAACTTAGGTTTTTATGGACGCAGAATTGGAGCTACCAGCGCCAATACTTCATCACTTGTGGCGAAGCCATCAAAGGCTTCACCACTAAACGGAATTGGGAAACCAGTCCGATTTTCGTTGTAAATCACCTCATTTTGATTTCTAATCCAAGGTCGGATGTCGGCATTGAGCAGAGTTTGCCGCAGGTATCGGAAGCCCGCAGCGTGCCGCGCCTCTACAGTATGAATTTCTAAGGCTCCGGCTAACACAGTTTTGCCAGCTTCTCCAGCTGCCAGCAAGTTCTGTACTTGGCCTTTATAAGCTGCTACTCCCAAATCTTCAACGTATTGTCCGGCGAGTAAAAAATCTGCAAGATTAGTAAATGGATTGCGGCCTAAGATGGCGTTGTAATTGGGGTTGGCAGGAATAGTAATCGCATCTGGGTTGCCTCCCAAAGCTGTCAATACAGCGGACAAGTCAACAACGTGTTGAGCCTCATCTTGTCCATAAGATGCGATCGCATTCTTGGCTGGTTGGGGAGCGTTCGCCAAACCCCCGTTCTGGGTTGAAGCGATCGCTTTGACGTAAAAATCAGCTTCCAGCTTTTCTAGGGTTAGGGCATATTCCACCACTTGTCGGGGTGTCAGCACTGCGCCTTGAGCATAGGCAGGTGCAGCTGGAGCGATGAACACTGATAGAAATATTAAAGAAACCAGCACTACAGCTTGTACAGCGGTGGCGATGGGGCGGATGAGTCGGAGGTTAAAGCTCTTTGAGTGCATATTTTCTGTCGCCTGCTGTGCTGTTAGGTTTGAAAAGATTTTCATTGTCAAATACCTCTATACATCTCAAGCGACGAGCGCCCCGTTGATGGGGTTGTTTAGAAGCTGGAAAGAGCTGACAATAGCCACAATTTGTTTGGGCGTGTACAACTCATCGTATGCCCGTCCCTTAAAGGGGTTGAGTTCAGGTACTAAGTCAGGGTCTTTGATTATGCGATCGCTATCGCTTTCTGTAGCAGGCCGACCCACCAACCCGCGTACCCCCGCCGCGTGACGAGCTTCAACACTCACAATCGAACCAGCCGCCAGCAAGTAAGTAGGATTTTTTAAGCTTGTTCCCGCGCCATTGTAGGCGTGTACGCCCACGTCCTCTAATGTCAAAGCTGTATTCAAAATCGTGGTGCGGTCGGCTAGTACGCCAGCCAACCCAGCTTGGTTGAAGTTGAGGTCTCTGGTGTTGAATGTGGCATCCGAGCCGAGTACGCTACGCAAAAATTTTACGTGTTCGCCTTCGTGAATACCCAAGGCTCTCATGTAATCGAGTTCTCTGGGATTGGTAATTTTGCCAGATTTGACAACGGATAGATAAAATGCTGCTTCCAGTTCCTCTAGCAATAAAGCAAAGTTGAGGATACCAATGTCGTCAGCATTAAATGTCAGGGCTTTTGTGGTGCGACTAGGCTGTGCAGTTAATGCTTTTGGGATGGTCGTCAAAGCTAGTGCGCCAAAACCGCAAAGGCCCATTTTTAACAGTTTGCGCCGCGAGGAAAATGTCATAAGATTGCTCCTAATAGAGGTGCGCTCAATTGCCTGCAAATAATTCCGAGGTCAGCGTTTTTGCGTAGGCGTTGAGTGAAGGGAAATGTAATCGCAGGGGATGAGAGTTAACTAGGTAAGTTGTTTTTCTGGTTTTTTAGCCGTGATGCACCCAAAGCACCCAGGGCCAATATCCCTAACGCAGAGGAGGGTTCAGGGATGCTCGTATTTCCTGCCGTTTGAACTCCAGTTAGGGCAATTGTGTAGCTACCACCACTGCTCAAGATCGCACCGTCAAACTCCTTCAAAGGTGAATCACCGCCAAAACCAGTCGCCCCAACAACTGCATCGAAGGCAACATCAGGAAAATCAGGAAAATCAGGGAAAATTTCACCCTTGTTACTGACAGGATCGTAGTCAAAACCAGAGATTCCCAAGTAATAAATGCCGGATTTGGTTGGGGTGAACGGATTGTTCATTGGCAGCGTGGATTGCCCCATACTCCCGGTTGATTCATCGTTAGAATAGACTCCGAAGCCATCTTTATCGAATAGGAACAACTGCGTATCAAAATCAGCCCCGCCGACTGTTGTCGCCGAGAATGTCTGACCGCTAGTTAAGAAGATTTGGAATAGATCAGCATCTCCAGAAAGCATCCCAGAGATTGACTCTAGGGGCATTGGCATTGTTGAGAGGATCTGGGCTGTACTGAGAGTCTCACCTGCGTCGTCGCTTTCGGTGAACGTGGCCGCCTGTGCAGGAAGGGATGATAGCCCTGCAACTATTACCGATATTGCTGTTATCTGTGCCAGTTTTTTCATTGGGAGTTTTATATCTCGATCTACATGGGACTAGACTCAATACTGTTCGGTTAAGGATTGATCCCTCCTAACAGTGCTGTAGGGGGTATCTACCCTAAACTGAACATCACTATCCAGAACCCTATGGGAACTGGGCTGAGTAACCCATGCGCGATGCTGTGGAATCT from Funiculus sociatus GB2-C1 includes these protein-coding regions:
- a CDS encoding pre-peptidase C-terminal domain-containing protein; this encodes MKKLAQITAISVIVAGLSSLPAQAATFTESDDAGETLSTAQILSTMPMPLESISGMLSGDADLFQIFLTSGQTFSATTVGGADFDTQLFLFDKDGFGVYSNDESTGSMGQSTLPMNNPFTPTKSGIYYLGISGFDYDPVSNKGEIFPDFPDFPDVAFDAVVGATGFGGDSPLKEFDGAILSSGGSYTIALTGVQTAGNTSIPEPSSALGILALGALGASRLKNQKNNLPS
- a CDS encoding ferritin-like domain-containing protein, giving the protein MKIFSNLTAQQATENMHSKSFNLRLIRPIATAVQAVVLVSLIFLSVFIAPAAPAYAQGAVLTPRQVVEYALTLEKLEADFYVKAIASTQNGGLANAPQPAKNAIASYGQDEAQHVVDLSAVLTALGGNPDAITIPANPNYNAILGRNPFTNLADFLLAGQYVEDLGVAAYKGQVQNLLAAGEAGKTVLAGALEIHTVEARHAAGFRYLRQTLLNADIRPWIRNQNEVIYNENRTGFPIPFSGEAFDGFATSDEVLALVAPILRP
- a CDS encoding GNAT family N-acetyltransferase, translating into MIEIKPIQSHQVEEVKRVIVAVACEIWQLPEEAIARYDAMSDIDDMRSHYFDNNGTFLVLIDDGRVVGSGAIRRLNDDICELKRMWFLKDYRGRGLGMKMAQMLLDFARKTGYKRVRLDTTDKEKQAQALKLYKRLGFYFIERYNDGFCTVFMEKML
- a CDS encoding ferritin-like domain-containing protein, yielding MTFSSRRKLLKMGLCGFGALALTTIPKALTAQPSRTTKALTFNADDIGILNFALLLEELEAAFYLSVVKSGKITNPRELDYMRALGIHEGEHVKFLRSVLGSDATFNTRDLNFNQAGLAGVLADRTTILNTALTLEDVGVHAYNGAGTSLKNPTYLLAAGSIVSVEARHAAGVRGLVGRPATESDSDRIIKDPDLVPELNPFKGRAYDELYTPKQIVAIVSSFQLLNNPINGALVA